A single genomic interval of Helianthus annuus cultivar XRQ/B chromosome 13, HanXRQr2.0-SUNRISE, whole genome shotgun sequence harbors:
- the LOC110900412 gene encoding leucine-rich repeat extensin-like protein 3 yields MRLTGLKRAENGLKHVQGPILPILLETAEGRLGVTRGIKRKNATKVRGRGGRGKAPILTRNDYEAGPSHRLTPSATLSSSPHEDWRSYLEPARRLVSLSSSPSYHHSFGPHQDEEPHDSHHSFIPLQRSGYHSSFQNPTPYFQSRFNPMNQVQEPEGPNPLGPADHFPEIRNMDVDEDPDPEMPPSGTPTPPIDISSGSSFHGSPYRGPDIWAERWASYKWEYTPPHRNSPPHQQIPSENPHFQAVTPPPPSALEQQLPPEPPRRRRGARMPPNPVTEVDSAPVAPALPPMGFENPIPSYPGAAGYNPFEQAAY; encoded by the exons atgaggttaacgggccttaaacgtgccGAAAATGGGCTGAAACATGTGCAGGGACCTATTCTGCCAATTCTGCTTGAAACTGCAGAAGGGAGGCTAGGCGTGACGCGAGG GATCAAAAGAAAAAATGCCACCAAGGTTAGAGGCCGAGGTGGAAGAGGAAAAGCTCCAATTTTGACTAGAAACGACTATGAAGCCGGACCGTCACACCGGCTTACACCGTCGGCAACACTCAGCTCTAGTCCTCACGAAGACTGGAGATCCTACTTGGAGCCCGCGAGACGCTTAGTCTCACTTAGTTCCTCACCGTCCTACCACCATTCGTTCGGGCCACATCAAGATGAGGAACCTCATGATTCTCATCATTCTTTTATTCCGTTGCAGCGTTCGGGTTATCATAGTTCTTTCCAGAACCCAACTCCTTAtttccaaagccggttcaacccaATGAACCAGGTACAAGAACCAGAGGGTCCAAACCCTTTGGGACCGGCTGATCATTTCCCTGAAATCCGAAACATGGATGTGGACGAAGATCCAGATCCAGAAATGCCGCCATCTGGGACGCCGACGCCTCCCATCGATATATCTAGCGGATCATCTTTCCATGGTTCGCCTTACAGGGGCCCTGATATCTGGGCCGAAAGATGGGCTTCATACAAGTGGGAGTATACTCCCCCTCACCGCAACTCACCACCACACCAACAGATCCCTTCTGAGAACCCACATTTTCAGGCGGTCACGCCGCCGCCACCGTCAGCGCTAGAGCAGCAACTGCCTCCAGAACCACCGAGGCGAAGAAGAggtgcacggat GCCTCCAAACCCAGTTACTGAAGTCGACTCTGCACCAGTCGCACCAGCACTACCGCCCATGGGTTTTGAAAATCCAATCCCATCATACCCAGGTGCAGCTGGgtataacccgtttgagcagGCAGCTTACTAG